In Rosa chinensis cultivar Old Blush chromosome 1, RchiOBHm-V2, whole genome shotgun sequence, a genomic segment contains:
- the LOC112199427 gene encoding PI-PLC X domain-containing protein At5g67130: MKTWNATSSFATQTWYLFSSSIANLKCDLSKICLFVVLQNNSLPFNKYAFLTTHNAFAIEGEPSHTRVPRVTFTNQEDTVTQQLNNGVRALMLDTYDFQGDVWLCHSFKGKCHDYTAFEPTIDTLNEIQAFLSANPGEIVTLILEDYVEAPNGLTNVFKAAGLMKYWFPVSNMPKSGQDWPLVSDMVTRNQRLLVFNSKQEKEQSEGIAYQWNYMVENQYGNDGMKAGSCSNRAESSPQNDKTKSLVLVNYFRSVPIKQLSCQFNYEDLVSMLNTCYGAAGNRWANFVAVDFYKRSGGGGSFQATDTLNGELICGCNDVHACVVSYEI; this comes from the exons ATGAAGACATGGAATGCCACCTCATCATTTGCTACACAAACTTGGTACCTTTTTTCTAGTAGCATTGCTAATCTCAAATGCGATTTAAGTAAGATTTGCCTATTTGTGGTTCTACAGAATAATTCCCTACCATTCAACAAATATGCATTTTTGACAACCCACAATGCTTTTGCTATCGAAGGAGAGCCATCTCATACCAGAGTCCCTCGTGTTACCTTCACGAATCAAGAAGACACTGTCACTCAACAACTTAACAATGGAGTTAGAGCCCTAATGCTTGATACCTATGATTTTCAAGGAGATGTCTGGTTGTGCCATTCCTTCAAAGGAAAGTGCCATGACTACACTGCATTT GAGCCAACTATAGATACTTTGAATGAAATCCAAGCATTTTTATCAGCAAACCCAGGAGAAATTGTGACATTGATATTAGAGGACTATGTTGAAGCTCCAAACGGATTGACAAATGTTTTCAAAGCTGCTGGATTGATGAAATACTGGTTTCCGGTATCAAACATGCCCAAAAGTGGTCAGGATTGGCCGCTTGTTAGCGATATGGTCACTAGGAACCAAAGGCTACTTgtattcaattcaaaacaagagaAGGAACAATCCGAAGGGATTGCATACCAGTGGAACTACATGGTTGAAAACCAGT ATGGAAATGATGGAATGAAAGCGGGAAGCTGTTCAAACAGAGCTGAATCGTCGCCTCAAAATGACAAGACTAAATCATTGGTGTTGGTTAACTATTTTAGGTCAGTTCCCATTAAGCAGCTCTCATGTCAATTCAATTATGAGGATTTGGTTAGCATGCTTAACACTTGCTATGGTGCTGCTGGAAATCGATGGGCAAATTTTGTTGCGGTTGATTTTTACAAG AGGAGTGGAGGAGGGGGATCATTTCAAGCTACAGACACTCTCAATGGAGAACTCATATGTGGATGTAACGATGTCCATGCATGTGTGGTAAGCTATGAAATATGA